One window from the genome of Malus domestica chromosome 01, GDT2T_hap1 encodes:
- the LOC103410258 gene encoding protein SRC2 homolog: protein MGKLWVEVCLISARGLRRSSSLWKLQWYAVGWTNPNNKYCTKIDASGNENPVWRTKFATLIEGSEADLQDLALHVEVYSREPIFLREKLQGTATIVLREFLAKHNKNSEAPRHGAEEVGSYQLRKKNSNKPQGFVDVSIRISEDMEARSSYTGSEGGPMDNSITITLATGDGSAPAIRPVARQQRPEDQFRINSPYAQPMPFPPNYSNPSAVGPSYPPASATSYPPAGGPNYLPANRPSYPPAGGPSYPPAGGPSYPPAGGPSYQPPRTPSPPPPPSNVGYIPTFIPRTDRMQETYINMPASGAPPGRRGAAGVGMGIGAGALAAGAVIFGDDFMSGFDVPSGLQDASLTISTDPPF from the exons ATGGGGAAGCTCTGGGTTGAAGTGTGCTTGATATCCGCCCGAGGGCTCAGGCGTTCGTCTTCGTTGTGGAAGCTCCAGTGGTATGCTGTTGGGTGGACTAATCCGAATAACAAGTACTGCACCAAGATTGATGCTTCTGGAAATGAGAATCCGGTGTGGAGAACCAAGTTTGCTACCTTGATTGAGGGCTCGGAGGCGGACTTGCAGGATCTGGCGCTGCACGTTGAGGTGTACAGCAGAGAGCCTATCTTCCTCCGGGAAAAGCTTCAGGGGACGGCAACTATTGTCCTGAGAGAGTTTCTGGCTAAGCATAACAAGAACTCTGAGGCTCCGAGGCATGGAGCTGAAGAAGTTGGGAGCTACCAGTTGCGGAAAAAGAATTCCAACAAACCTCAAGGGTTCGTCGATGTCTCAATACGTATTTCTGAGGATATGGAAGCTCGAAGCTCGTACACAG GCAGTGAAGGAGGACCTATGGATAACAGCATTACTATCACCTTGGCTACCGGAGACGGATCTGCACCAGCGATACGACCTGTAGCTCGACAACAAAGGCCGGAAGATCAATTCCGTATCAACTCCCCATATGCACAACCAATGCCTTTCCCTCCAAACTATTCCAATCCATCTGCAGTCGGACCAAGTTACCCACCAGCCAGCGCAACCAGTTACCCGCCCGCAGGCGGACCAAACTACCTGCCAGCAAACAGACCAAGCTACCCCCCAGCAGGGGGGCCAAGCTACCCACCAGCAGGGGGGCCAAGCTACCCACCAGCAGGCGGGCCGAGCTATCAGCCGCCTAGAACTCCATCACCGCCTCCCCCGCCTTCTAATGTTGGCTACATACCTACTTTTATCCCGAGAACAGATCGAATGCAGGAGACATATATCAATATGCCAGCATCTGGAGCACCGCCGGGCCGTAGAGGAGCAGCTGGTGTTGGAATGGGAATCGGTGCTGGAGCGCTGGCGGCAGGTGCTGTGATCTTTGGTGATGACTTCATGTCAGGATTCGATGTTCCTTCTGGCTTACAAGATGCTAGTCTTACCATATCAACTGATCCTCCTTTCTGA